A stretch of Tenrec ecaudatus isolate mTenEca1 chromosome 2, mTenEca1.hap1, whole genome shotgun sequence DNA encodes these proteins:
- the VPS26C gene encoding vacuolar protein sorting-associated protein 26C: MGTSLDIKIKRANKVYHAGELLSGVVVITSKDSVQHQGVSLTMEGSVNLQLSAKSVGVFEAFYNSVKPIQIITSTIEMVKPGKFPSGKTEIPFEFPLHVKGNKVLYETYHGVFVNIQYTLRCDMRRSLLAKDLTKTCEFIVHSAPQKGKLTPTPVDFTITPETLQNVKERALLPKFLIRGHLNSTNCAITEPLTGELIVEHSDAAIRSIELQLVRVETCGCAEGYARDATEIQNIQIVDGDVCRSLSVPIHMVFPRLFTCPTLETTNFKVEFEVNIVVLLHADHLITENFPLKLCRT, encoded by the exons gagctgctctctggcgtGGTGGTCATCACTAGTAAGGATTCCGTCCAACACCAAGGAGTTTCTTTGACGATGGAAGGGTCTGTAAACCTCCAGCTCAGTGCCAAAAGTGTGGGTGTGTTTGAAGCTTTTTATAACTCTGTCAAG CCTATCCAGATTATCACCAGCACCATAGAAATGGTGAAGCCAGGAAAATTCCCCAGTGGCAAGACAGAAATTCCTTTTGAATTTCCACTCCACGTGAAGGGTAATAAAGTTCTGTATGAGACCTACCATGGTGTGTTTGTCAACATCCAG TACACACTGCGCTGTGACATGAGGCGATCTCTGCTGGCCAAGGACCTAACCAAGACCTGTGAATTCATCGTTCACTCTGCT CCTCAGAAGGGGAAATTGACACCAACCCCTGTGGACTTCACTATCACCCCTGAAACCTTGCAGAATGTCAAAGAG aGAGCCTTGCTGCCCAAATTTCTTATTAGAGGACATCTCAACTCAACTAACTGTGCTATCACAGAGCCACTGACAGGAGAGCTGATTGTGGAGCATTCGGATGCAGCTATCAGGAGCATAGAGCTGCAGCTGGTCCGAGTGGAGACCTGTG GCTGCGCGGAAGGGTATGCGCGAGATGCCACGGAGATTCAGAATATCCAGATCGTTGATGGGGATGTGTGCCGGAGCCTCTCTGTTCCCATCCACATGGTTTTTCCCAGGCTCTTCACCTGCCCTACTCTGGAGACCACCAACTTCAAAGTGG aaTTCGAAGTCAACATCGTGGTGCTGCTGCATGCTGATCACCTCATCACAGAGAATTTCCCACTGAAGCTCTGCAGGACGTAG